From Equus przewalskii isolate Varuska chromosome 2, EquPr2, whole genome shotgun sequence:
CCCACCCTGGACTAAACTCCGGAAGATGTGAGAACTGAAGGACGGAGGCTTTTGGATGGCTCTCCAGTGAGACCTTTTTACACACATCTAGGTAGAAATAAAACTATTGCTATTTGTCCGGTGTCACAAACCAAGTTCCAGATTGAGCCCTTTGCTTAACTTAAATTATGTCTTGAGCACAATTTTTAACCTAATAGTTAATGCAAACAGTTGACTTAAAAACCATacactcaaaaaaagaaatacacacacacatatatgtattcttttgatTTCCATATTACATAGACTGAATGCTTAAGAATTCTTCAAACCTGTCCTTTTCCTCAAATATGATGATTTACTtataaaatgtggtaaaataatgagtatttatatattttttttttttttggtgaggaagattcaccctgagctaacatctgtgccaatcttcctctatttagtatgtgggatgcctccgcagcatggctgatgagtggagtaggtctacgCCCTAGATGCGAACCCaaaaacccaggctgccaaggcagagctcgtggaactttaaccactcagcatggggctggccccttctaattaattttttttaaatttcaaatggcAGAAAGCTTTTAAATATTGGAATTTAAATAATTCTCCCAGATTGTATTTAATACTTTTCAGTAGCAAGATTCTAATTCACTGAGTATTTGCCTTTAATAAAATCTGTATTCTAGAAGAGGAAGGTGAACCTGAGGAAAAGAgtgaagaagaaattgaaatcatAGAAGGACAAGAAGAAGGTAATAAATCAAATAAGTCTGGATCAGAGGATGAGGTAAGCGACtctttaacagaaaataaactagTTTCTCTGTATAATCATTAtccataaaaaattatttcaatagaaACATCAATCTGGCTTGTGAAGAATTTTTTGCTGTATTTCTCCCAGCTTTCATAAGAGCctctatattgtttttaaaatgtatccataaagaaggcaagaaaatacTATAGTTTATATCATCTTAATGCCTTCATGCTTAATGCCTGTAAAGTAAGCCTGTAGTTTACACAATATAGAAAGGTGCATCTGTAAAAAATTATGACTTTATCATTTAAGTATTCTGTTGAAAGGTATAATATACAgactatttgaatatttaaaagggaATTGTTTATTACAAGACAATTTTCTTTATAACCATTGTAAAAACATTCTCAATAATTTACTGTCACGTTTTGATATTTCATTCATTGGGTAGTTGAAGACTATCTGCCTGAAATGGTGTTTTTCTCAAATCTTTAGTAAACTGGTTTTCCCATCTTCCTGTGTCCACCCCTTTTTGCATCCTGATATATAGGAGAACTTTACACAGTGCCTTTTTTTCAGTCAGTTACTATGGACTCAGAAACCATCCAGGGTATAATTCAGAACCAGAGCTTTCTTTTTCACCCAGCATCTACCGGAAGCCTGTTTACTCTACTTCCCTAGCCCTTTAAGAGCTGCACAGTCCACCCCCATGGCCACCGTCCTCACCACTCCCGGTACTCAGCGTTAAGGAGGGAAAAGAACATTTGGTCTGTTGCGTGTGATAAAAAAACCTTCTATTTTGTCTATTTGAAGAAATCTCccaaataaacttgttttatggTTACTGTTTAATTGTTTTCTAAAGCTTATTAGTACATGTACCTGGTTACTGGTCTTCACTGCCTTGTGAGTTTTAAAGGGGTTTGGGGCATCATTATCTAGTATGGCTGAATATGCATATTCCGAGGGAGCCAGGTGGAGATCCTTTCTTCCAGAACAGAGTTTTAAAGTCATTGTTTCAGCTGTCATTCTCTTAAGAATAATACTTGCAATCGTTTATTCGAATATGTATTCTAGTTATATTTTGcttcacaaaatattttgtgtaCTTTTAGACTCATATATTTGTCTGTGAGCGAAAATAAGCCAATTTTTGTATAGCATAACCTTGAGAATTAATTATAACTATTTTGTATAATACTATATAAcatcttcattattttattttgatagaaaAGTTTATGTATAAATGCTTTTCTGGAAGgataagaattaaagaaaagaaaaaatccaaaccaTAAATTTGATGttgccctttcctctctcctaaTTTTTCTCAAAGTACCATGTGCCACGAGTTCTTAAAAAGTCTCTGTAAAACCACCTCAGCAATTCTTTACTTCCAGAAATATGGTAATGAATAGTTAGTGCTTAATATCCTACAATGAAAATATCATATAACCCTTGATTAACTATGACATTAAGttctaaatcataaaataaaatcatcagtTGAGTTGTTAGCAATATGCCTTGTCAGATGCATATTTGATAAGCAGTTATTCTAAAAATGTCATCATGCCAATTAAAACATcaatttatatacacatttttgaTCAGCTGCATGAAGTAAAGGAACATATATAAGATAGCATTTGTCAGAACACATATTTTAgagaataagaaatatgtattgctATAACTAGTTACCCATTATACGAGAGTCAAcattttcataattcttttttctagATGAAAGAAGCAGATGAGAGCACAGGATCTGGAGATGGGCCAGTGAAGTCAGTACGCAAAAGAAGAGTACGAAAGGAGTAAACTATATTCAAGTATTTTTAATTCCTGAGAGAAAGATTTGGATTCTAAAGTCAGTGTGCCAGACTGAACTTGCGTCAGTCCGCACATCCCGTTTCTAATATCTGGCAATGTTATTCTTTCAGACATTTATTctagtctttctttttcaaggaaaaaaacctttgaaGTTACCTGGTCTTTGAATTTAGAATAAAAGAATATGGCACGTTACTTATCCGATTTAAGAGATTAATATCATTGAAGTTACACAGTTTTAACAGTTTGGAGAAAGTTTTGGTTTGTGCAGAGCAAAATGACATGTAGCAGCTTCACTGCTATTGGAAAAATCAGTTCTTGGAATTTCCTCTTAAAGGGCTATACCACAAAATAGCTGGCAGTTCTCTGATAGAAATGAGAGTGTGTTCTGTTCTACAGAGCTAAATGCAATAAAGTTTCTGTATGGTTGTTTGATTctatcaacaattcaaagtgttGTATGTGACCCACATTTACCTAGTTTGTGTCAAATTATAGCTATGGTCCGTTGTTCACATGAATTATAGATTCCTTTAAAGAGGTGCTTTGTTGAGAAGTCAACAAAACAGAGATGTCTAAGTGTCATTCATAGAATCACTGGTTAATAGTGCAGCATATTTTACATTTGAATACAAAGATAATAGGTTTATCAAAACAAAATGGTgtacagatttctttttcaagCTTTGATAGTTGTTTTATGCCAGAATGGCTTACCCTATTCACAAGATTGCTATGCCTACTTtgctcttgaaaataaaatttaaatgtttttttgttaaattatacCCTCTTTAATAGGTAAATTATTGTTGGGGGGgctgtaaattattttcttttatctgatcTTTAAGAGATTCTGATGGGTAATGGATGACAGTCATCACgctttgtatttttatcttgcttttttcctgaCAAATTCAAACCTGTTAAGTGTGATATCTCATCTGGCTTCAAAGCTGCCTCTAAGGTAGACAGAGCAATGACTACTATTGCTCTTCTTCTTAAAGTAGTCACCAAATGTCACAGAACAACATTATTATGGAGCTGTGTtgttccatttaaaatattttaagaattttttatgtTTAGGTAACAGGTTAGACCCTTTGGAAGGTGATCTAAATCTTTGAGCCCATGGAACCACTTTAATACTGTCCAGAGAACTTTATACTAGTTGGGTAATATTTTGGATCCTTTCATGGACGTACACACCCATCCTTGGGCAAGCCCCAACCAAGTTCCCATTCACCTCCACCCCAATAATATATTTAGAggttatatataaagaaaatgagcCAAACGTAGCCAGTAATACAATTCACTCTTTATTTCAGAGAGTGAATTGAAAATGCAAGTAGTGCTTTATTCCATTGCTGTGAGCTGAACTTTCATAAATTGGTGGTGGAAAATCTTAATACTACATAGTTAACCATACTTTGTATGTAATACTAACTGAACTTAACACATCTTGCAAGGTCTCCCTTTCTTGCTGTGTATTTGGAATGTCCAAATGAACTAGACATGCTGAATGATTCTAGGTGAGAATGTTTCTGGTGGTAAACTGCTACTTCAGGAGATAATCCTTTCTTAATTTTGTGGAAACCTTCTTGCCTGACGAGTGTCTTGTATGTGAAGAGTTTTTCTAAAGATATATTAAagctttttctgctttcttggtTGCAGATTCATTTTAACATTAACGTTTGGTTAAACTACATGAGCTTGCATGGGAAAATCTGAGCAACCAGTTTTGCCAGCTCACGGCTACTTCTTGTGGATATGCCCTCTGTGGATGGACCCAGGCTGATAGGTTTAACCAAAACGTAAACTCTTCCAAATAGGTGTGTTAGATCCATGCAGTAGACAAAGTACAGAGTCTTCCTTAGTAACAagatggcttttttccttttactctcctaatactttattgtttaaaatgacttaaattttatccttttctctaattaaggagaaaataaatgcattttggttttgttttagttGGACTTTTTAGAGGCTTTTTAACTTGACCAGGCTAAAGTGGCTTCGTTattcttgaagatttttttaagataGCCTTTCTTCCACTGATCATTTCTCTAGAAAGACATATTACTAGAATTAGTAGCCTTTTTGAAGTGTCAGTCCACATTTGCAAGAGACACAGGATGGAACTACTTATATGTTAAAATTAACCACTAGCAATTAATTGAATATACCTTAGAAATTTAGAACAGTAATCCAAAAATGGTTTTGTATTTGGTGGAAACTATTCAGAATAGTTAAGACATAGATATATTACAGGTCAGGCCTCTATGaagttttttcattctcttttctttttttttttttaaagattttattattttcctttttctccccaaagccccccggtacatagttgtataattcttcgttgtgggttcttctagttgtggcatgtgggacgctgcctcagcgtggctcaatgagccgtgccatgtccgcgcccaggattcgaaccaacgaaacactgggccgcctgcagcggagcgcgcgaacttaaccactcggccacggggccagccccttttcattctcttttcaattGTGGCTATATGTTTTAACTTTAGCAGGTTTTATACATGAAGAATTAGATGGCTATTATCAGACAACTACTTACATCTCTGATGTATTTGATTTATTAAAACACACTAgcatttctacataaattttaacaATCTCTTCCCAAATTATAGCTCCCATGCATGTCCGTAGTGTGACAGCTGTGAGGagtttaggaaataaaattatcccTGATCTGACAGGGAGATGGGGTAGGTTGACGGGAGAGAAAATATATTGGGGATGCATTTGGAGCTTGTCTTCAGACATCTAAATGCATGGAAGAGCAGTGGTAGTTTTATAGAAGATGGGCAACAGGATAATTAGAAAATGACCTTTTAACACCTCCTGCAGTGTCTTAGCACATATTTTGTGCTTgttaaataaacacaattttacattctttgTAAAATTGGGGAgtattttcaagttttaataaCTTAGACTAAACATTTGATAAGCCATctataaatcatatataaaacttaaaacaaGGTAAATACATTATACAGTTGATTATAATGTATCACTTTAGCTTCTGCCATCATGTCAGCACCTCCTTCCAATATAAGGTAAATTCAGTCCAAAGGCCAACACAAAGTCCTTGTTTTTTTGCAAATTTGTCTTTAAATACTACTAATCTGTATGATTTAAGTGAATAAACTGTAGCTTGTTCTTCCGATAGAGTAGCTAAGAGGCAATTAAGTCATTCTCTCTTCCAATCCTTAACCTTTCATGTAATCACATTCTCTATTGTTTCATGATTTACAGATGGTCTTTACTAAAGTAAAGGTGGTTTTAACTAATCTCTGGTCTTTTGCTGGTATTTTGTATATCAGCATTGAAGAAATATCTGAGGACAACCACTAGAGGGTGTTCACTCATGATAGGGGAAAACAAAATTACCGGGGAAAGCAAAGAAATGCTTCACATCTTAAAGAGTAAAGAATcaattttgctttgctttggacCACAAAATTAATTCTAGATTCTAtaattaatttctcctttttcttttggaaaagggACTAGATCAGAGGAAGAGTTAATGGACAGGAATAGAAATGTGACATTATAAACTGGTAGGAACGACATGCTCAGATGATTTTGGTTACTTTTCTACAAAATGTTTTGTTGCTACACATACAATTCCAAATtccaaaaatctttgaaaatcaaGTTTTTTCATGTTTCACACCAAAACTCATTTGGCAGCCAAACCTGACCTCGCTTACAGGCTTTTATATAGTCTTTAGTTATCACATTTagtattaaatgcatattttgctacaaaaatgttaacagtttgATTACAGGTGCTGCCCCAAACCATATGAATGTTTTCTGAAATGTGAAAAATTCCAAATTCTGGAACTGGTCCCAAGAGGTCCAGATAGGGAATTATGATTGATAGTAACTTGCTATAAGTAAAGTCCAAAGGGAATATGAAGAGGACagattttggatggaatgctaGTACGTGTCAGTATTGATGGAAGTCCTACTGGGGGACCCTAAGGAAAAGGGGTATGCCAATTTTCCCTGCCAGTCATCATTCCACCAGCATTTAGAGCTAGTAAgtactaaagaaaaaattattgtgACACTTGTTAAAACAGTTAGGAACTTTATTCATGAGTGTTAATAATAGGTGCCAATACTGTTGCACTAGCAGGGAGAGATCGGTctcaactctgaatacaacaAAGACAACTGGGAATTTATAGTCAATGAGCAGGGGGTGGGGTTTGGCGGATGGAAAATTATGAAGAGAAGACATTAAGGGTAGGGGGATGcttgctaaactgacttagcaggattcttgctaaagctGGACTAGGCAGGCCAAAGACAGGACCTAAGATGAAGCCTAGTTGAAAAGAGGGCTCAGTTGCCTAGCTAAAGTTTGGTCAAAGAGAGTCTTTGTCAGAAGCTAGGCACAGCCCCTGTGCACACTGTCCACCTCGTATATTTCTAATATAGAAGTTGATACCCTGAAATGAGAGACTGCCATATGAATACAAAATATGTGGCACTGGTTTACCATTTACACGACAAGCAGATGGTGGGGCATGTATTTCAGGTAACATTTTGTCACTACTGAGTTGAAGCTCTAGGGGTAGCTGTTGGAAAACCCAGAATATGAAATGAATTGGCTGTTTCTTGATGCTTTTAGCAAGGTATCACAAGAAAGAAGTTACCAGTTTCCAAGCAGAGATGGAAGGGAGTAGAGAAAGATCAGGTATTAGGACCTCACACACAGGATTAGAAAAGCAAGTTGCTGCTGTACCCTGAATAGCTGAAAAGGTtcaaaattgctttatttttgagGTGTGGGAAGTGGAGGGGGAAGCCCAGTAAGACTTCTCTGCCAGCTGTTAAGCCAACACAGGGACCCACCTCTGCAGTGGTAATTTGGGCATAGCATTCCCAGTGCAGTCTTATTTTCAGTTGGTTTCAAGGTAGCCTCTGTTAGAGAGAGGCAGGGCCCTgtgaggaaggaaacaaagaaagcatACTTTGAGAATTTAGTCTAGAAAAGAGCTTGATGATGGTTCCTAGCATATGGAACCAGAAGCATAGAGACCAGAAGGCTGAGTTTTTGAGGGAATTGTACTACCTAAGAAATTTGAGCTTGGCCTTAAAGTGATGGGTACCAAGCTCACACCAGCAAGAAGTGCAGTCCTCACAACTCCCAGGAAGGGCACACTCCCAACCTCTACTTCAGTCAGAGCCGTGGGGGAATTGGATAAGGAATAACTTTCCAGAGAGAAGCCATGGATGGCAATGGACAAGGGGAGTCCTTTGCCAGAGATCAGAATCAAGGTCTAATTAAGGACCCTCTCCACTACCAGGGACAGAATATTCACGGGGTCTCCTAGGAGTATTCCACAACTGCTTTGAATCAGTAAGTGTTTTCCCTTATTCCATTTTCcaaattgagagtttttatttgggTATCCCGTCCTCACTACCCCACTATAAATGGGCAGAGGTGAGGGTGAGAGCAAATAATTTGCTCATCAGTTTTGAGGTCATAAGACTATTAGAAGCCACATCTACAACTGATGGACCTTGATAGAGATCCTGGATGTTCAGCTGAATCAGTAATGGGATGAGGAGGGGTTGAGTATGTTCTGTGTGTGAAGAAGGTTGTACACAGATATTTAATAGCAAGAGAAGAGGACTGCAACTGAGGCTGCTAGTTGCCACCAAAATCCTCTGCTTCCATATTAATAAAGTTGTAGCTGGAATATGCCTTCCAGCCAGGGACTACATTTCTCAGCTCCTCTTGCATCTAGATGTAACTAAGTCTCCACACCGCTGGAACGTGAGAAAACCTATGAGCCATTTCTAGGCAGGCCCAACACTTAAAACCTTGCATATGTTCTCCATGTACTTTTCCTGCAGATGAGAATAATGATAATTAGAGTGACTTGGAAGCCACGGTTGAAAATGGCAAAGCCATCCTCAAGTCCCTGAATGATTATGTGGAACAAAGCCTGCTAGCTTGCAGTGCTCACCCCATAACTTTTAGTTGGGAGGGaaacttttatattattttatattctttatcacTGCATCTCTTGTTTCCAGAGCTTAGTGTAACCTAAAAAGTACAACCCACCTTTCCCCTTGCAATCTTGGATCcttgtttgaattcttttatttttaaaattaatgtataaTATCCTGtaacatttgttttaataaaactagTATTCCCCTAAACATCCAGTAATAAGATATGCTACTTATCCTTCACTTTGAATAACCCTGGATATGCTGCTACAccactatatatacacacaccctgATTACTTAGCCAACAATATCAAAACACAATCTCTGAAATAGCATTTTATTAAACAGCAAAGCATAATTGCAACACAATTTTAAATGTAAGGTCACAAAAGGGATGCAAAATGTTTGCAGTATGACTATTCATACAGCTAAAGTCATCGAATCTTACACCAATACAAACATTATTATTCCATGATTAAAAGTAGCCCAAATCTAATAACCATAAGCTATATTAGtggatctctttttctatttaacattttaacattacACTTATGATACTAATTTCCTTACCAAATGGAGTCtacaaactaaatttttaaaaattgttgaagaATGACTAAAACTCTGCAAATCAACTAGTTGGGTTTACAAAAAATTCTGGGAGAAGTAGAGAAAACACTGAGAAAGTATCAATTAGTGTACATGTAAAACTCTCCCATTTATTCATGATTCTGATACTAATACACTCGTACAGGACTTTGCAAAAGTTGATCTGCTAGATCCTGCAAATAAACCTTGAGACCAAACTTTCTGTAACTATCCTAGATGTGGTTTAGATCAGGTTAGTCAAACTTTCTGTAACTATCCTAGATGTGGTTTAGATCAGGTTAGTCAAACTTTCTGTAACTACCCTAGATGTGGTTTAGATCAGGTTAGTCAAACTTTCTGTAACTACCCTAGATGTGGTTTAGATCAGGTTAGTCAAACTTTCTGTAACTATCCTAGATGTGGTTTAGATCAGGTTAGTCAAACTTTCTGTAACTATCCTAGATGTGGTTTAGATCAGGTTAGTCAAACTTTCTGTAACTACCCTAGATGTGGTTTAGATCAGGTTAGTCAAACTTTCTGTAACTATCCTAGATGTGGTTTAGATCAGGTTAGTCAAACTTTCTGTAACTACCCTAGATGTGGTTTAGATCAGGTTAGTCAAACTTTCTGTAACTACCCTAGATGTGGTTTAGATCAGGTTAGTCAAACTTTCTGTAACTATCCTAGATGTGGTTTAGATCAGGTTAGTCAAACTTTCTGTAACTATCCTAGATGTGGTTTAGATCAGGTTAGTCAAACTTTCTGTAACTACCCTAGATGTGGTTTAGATCAGGTTAGTCAAACTTTCTGTAACTATCCTAGATGTGGTTTAGATCAGGTTAGTCAAACTTTCTGTAACTATCCTAGATGTGGTTTAGATCAGGTTAGTCAAACTTAATCCACTTTCATCTATGTTCCCCAAAAGATCTGTCTGTGCTGGAGAGAACATGTCTCTggagtaaaaatattttgagttcgTTACTACTACTTACCAAGTACTTTTTCCATCCTACttgtatttttctcaaaattttctatgtcaaacacacacacaaccagaACTCATCTTTTCAGATACCAAGTGAGTTATTTTGTGCAAAGGGAAGTTTTTAACATCAAATCTTCCCAATTTGACAAtgcaatttcaaagaaaaatcatttttatagcCTCTGTTTTCAACTGATTAAAGAGAAACCAGCAACCCTATCTTATGACTAAATATAACAACAAGGCCTAACTGAGAAAGTATCTTATTTTGGTTAAGTTTCAACTATTAGAGTTCAGGTTACTCTCAAAGGTGATTAACTAGTGAAATCACTTTTACAAACGTGAAACCAATTTTTTCCCTagaggaaggaaaatgggaagaagCAAATGGAGAAGAGGCACACGACGGTGGACAGGGTACATAAAGCTGTGCATTTAGTACATGATTTTGGTCACTTTTTCACAATATGGTGGTTATTTCCTTGTATCTCGTACTATGCCTATAATAAAAGACAGTGCTAAACCTATAAATCAATGCaaattcaataaaacattttcaagtttcGTAAATATGTGCATTTCTAATTATAAAGTCTCTACAATACATTTGCACGTTTTCATAGACTAACATAATACACAAACTCATGGAAGTCCTCTGTTAATGCTCTTAATTTTGCCTAGATCTGACATTATCTTCATAAATATTCAATGAAGCCATAAACAAAAGAACTATAACTTTTGGAATCTatccaagtttaaagaaaaaaagatcagcagCAATTCCATAAAACAGAAGGGATATCAAtcccttattttcttttgctttttgtgtcaGTTGTTTGAAAAACGCTAGAAGCTGACATGAGGTTTTCTATATATTGTCCAAGAACTTGGTTTTCTGATTTTAGCTTCAGATTTTCTTCCTTAACTGCATCTACTCTTGCAGAAAgatctatattaaaaataaaaaagcctatTATCAATAAAATGGTGGCAATGACTCCATATTATAAAACGCTTATTAAGATTCATTCATTAAAGAGATACACAATccttaaattttctgtttttaaattcagATTACTTTAGAAGTTAAGGTAAgcaaagtaaactgaaaattTACTGAAAATTCCTAAAGAGAGATTTCACATTGGactaaatgtgaaatatttatgcTTTGTAAATAGCATTTATGTAGAGTAGTTAATTCTTAaaatggttatttaaaaaaaatatggactttgtttttaaaatgtgaatcttGTTTCATGTCTTATCAACGTAAAACCATAATGTGTTCACTAGAAATGCTTACGAAAATGCGGTAGGTGAACACAACTGAATTCATATACTGGATATAGACAGTTTCTAAGCAATTGATCATTTTGTATTTCTACATTAGCGtgaaagtcaaaagacacagTTCTTAATGATCAAATAAAACATTACctccattaattcatttaacaattaaGTACTGGATGCCTTGtaagagccaggcactgttccagagGCAACAGTAGCAAACAAGAAAGGTGCCTGTCCTTACAGAGTTGACAGTCTAATGTGCACGTGGGCACACGTGCATTTAGGGGCTTGGAGTGAGGGtcaggagaaaaagcaagaaagggaaGGGTCACAGGAAGCAAAAGGGAAGTTGTCCTTTTATACAGAATAGTCAGAGCCATTTTGATAAAGGGAATCTAACCAGAGACCAAAAAGAAGTGAGAGAATGCGCCATCTAGATAAGTAACTAAGGGAAAACAGCTGAAGCAGAGGAGAACAGCAACTGCTACGACCTGGAGTGGAAGCATGCTGACAGACAGCAAGGAGGTCGGAGTGTCTGAGGGGGAATGTATGAGATGGTGCCTGTGACGTCACTCTGAAAGGTCAAAGGGAAGTAGTCGACTTCCAGAGAGTAACCTGGTTTTTGTAACTGtgaaatgggaagccactggagtgACATGACACTCTGGtgtcaaaaagcaaaaaacataacCTCTTAATttcaatgaaaaccaaaagatgCTTCAGTGGTAGTATTAATTTTATGCAagacatttagaaaatgaaaaaactcagATCAATCTCTTTTACTCTCAGAGGCTAATGCATTGTTCTTTGGTATGAGCTTTATTAAAGTGGACTTACTAACACAATACGGGGCCTTAAAAGGGGCTCTCATGTACGAATAGCATTCTGTGAGACCTTAAAGAAGGAAGCATAAGAACACGATTTGACTTCCTTATTGGAGCCTAGCTGCTCTTTAAAATCACCAGCCAAAGCTACaggcaggaggggaaaaaaaccctagtGAAATGGACTTTAaagtttatactttttaaaactgcACACACAAAATTTAGCAATGTAAATACTTACAGTTTTAATTAATTGGATGTTAttcaagaaaactacaaaatgcaaGCTAACCTTCAAGTGTATGTTGGAGTTCCAACACTTGATTAATAAGTCGTGTTTTTTCCTCCAGTTCCACCTGATTTTCAGCATCAACTGCTGTAATAAAAAGGTTTGAATTTACTGTTAATTAGCATTAGGTACCATTTGTGTAGTGTAGCGCTTGATCTGCAAACTGTCTTACATTCATCATCTTACTTACACAAGAGCCCTGTGAAGTAAAAACTCACATCCCCACATTGCAGATAAGGACACCAAGGTGAAGAGAAAATGTGTTGCAACATCTCACAGTTAAGGAATGAAAGCTGCCTTAAATCCCTTCTAGAACTAGATGggatataaataagtaaatgagccAAGATCCACATCTTCTAATTAttgcttttctgtctttccattctTAATAAAGCACAAAATATTTTGTGCTTAATATTCACAAAACCAGGAAcatgaaaaaagggaaataaagaacaTACCATCCATGTCAGCATTCATCATCTTGGGTAACAAACTTTTGGGCCTTGGACAGAAAATCCTTGATGAATGGTctgcaataagaaaaagaaacaaaaacacatacagtaataaaatataagcttgtttttcaaaagaaaattatgtgGCCCAGTAGGACCCTTTGCACATGCTTTACTGTTTCTACGACTAAAGTAAATACTCAATGGGTAAATATGCAAAGGATATGGACAAATAGTTTACAAAGACAAGTATTAACTAAACACGAGGAAATGATGACTTTCTTGGTAATCAAAAAAATACACAGTAAAACACCActtacatttattactttttaaaagactatgATTAATGCTAGCAAAGTTATGCAAAAACAAATACCAAATATTGgacacaaattttaaatatgtaatctTTTTGGAAAGCAGTATGGTAATAAACGAGAttcataaaaacatttaaatattttttagtaactAATTTTAGTCTTGGAAATTTAGCCTATGGAAaattacaaaggaggaaaaaattatatacataaaaaatctTCACTTCAACCTATTTATAACCC
This genomic window contains:
- the SCOC gene encoding short coiled-coil protein isoform X3, whose product is MMNADMDAVDAENQVELEEKTRLINQVLELQHTLEDLSARVDAVKEENLKLKSENQVLGQYIENLMSASSVFQTTDTKSKRK
- the SCOC gene encoding short coiled-coil protein isoform X1; translated protein: MDGASKEEEEDSTFTNISLADDTDHSSRIFCPRPKSLLPKMMNADMDAVDAENQVELEEKTRLINQVLELQHTLEDLSARVDAVKEENLKLKSENQVLGQYIENLMSASSVFQTTDTKSKRK
- the SCOC gene encoding short coiled-coil protein isoform X2 codes for the protein MGLREGRWDHSSRIFCPRPKSLLPKMMNADMDAVDAENQVELEEKTRLINQVLELQHTLEDLSARVDAVKEENLKLKSENQVLGQYIENLMSASSVFQTTDTKSKRK